The sequence taacacattatttgtttttcattttaaaaatatttttaattaatttttattcactttgaGGTGTGTTTCTCAAACTAATGAGTTATAGTTTAGATGTGTTTCTCACATCCTCAATAATTTAGGTATaagattcaaaaaataaaggatagtttaagtatatttttaaatacttcactcttttctttcaagaaaaaattTCTGATATGTTTAAAAACGAAGATTTACTACTATGTTTAGAAAATATGAGTCGAATTATATACGGAAATTCTCCCGTTATCTTTTACTATAAGAGCAACATATAGTATGGAAAAACTAATACACTCAAAACTCTAAACGTTAAAACTAGTATAAATCGCACAGTTACAGATTTATTGCTTGAATTAAATGGAACAActccaaaaaaacaaaatttcatAAGTGGTATTCACAAATGCACCTTTCTTTTTGGTGCGTATGTGGGGAGCAATTTCACCTTCTaagcaaaagaaagaaataggaaagaaagagagagaagaagagaaaaaattaacaaattattCAGAAAATCCCAAGAGATGAAAATTTTCACATAAATGATTTAATCTGCCAATTCCCTTTTCAACAACTCTACTAAGAAATCATTCCAAGCATCAATAGGTCCAGGCAAACACCAATGAACACAATCATTAGGCACCGTAACGTTTGGATTAGGCCATCGACCATACTTACTAGGATGACCATCTGGTCTTAACAACATTGGTTGTGTTGCATCAAACAACTTAAATTTCAACCCTCTTCTTCTCCCTGCTCTTTGTGCTATCTTTAACTCGTCCAATTGAATCTTATAATACTCCAAATTATAATCATCTAGTACTTTCTCATTTCTCTTAAATGGCCTCCTCCTTGCACAATCTCCACCTTTATCCCAAGGTCCATTCTCAAAATGTGAGGGTGCAAAGGTCCTCAAAAACGTTACACCTTTGTAATTTTCGAGACTGTTAATAGCTCGAAATGCTGTCCTAAAAGCACGTCGATAGCTGAAATATGATGTTACATGGGTAACGTTGGATTGTGGACAGTAAAGGCAACCAACAAGGCGACGATTCAAGTAAAAATTTGTTGGACGGAAAAACCAGTGACCAGCAGAAATAATTACATAATCGACACCTTGAATTTGGTTCTTCCAAAATTCGTCGAATTCGTCAAGATATAAATTGAAGGGTTGTGTGACATCATTTGGGACAGTTTTTTCAGTTCTTACCAAATAAGGTGCCCAAAACATGGAAATGTTGAAGTCGTAATCTTTGTATATCCAACGTCTGTTTTGATCTTGTGTTTCTGAAATATCCTCAGGGTATACAatctgaaagaaaagaaaagaaaatatttaagtaTCAATATTGAACCAACGAAAGTTGAAGGACGGACTCCTATAGGTGGTACGGTGAGTGGTACGGCTTAGATTATGACCATTAATCTTCCAAATCGTGTGTAGTCCGGGCTTTGGAGCACGTGAAACTCATCACTATCTCGTAAGGACGTTAAGACCAGCACTAATTGCATGTGTTGAAATTCAAGTCAGCACAAGGTCAACAAATGTCAAAGGACAAaacgtatgagttagaattggattattcaacaaaaaaaacaaaatggtGATGAGAAGTTACCCTGGACAAGAGACATATCAATGATTGCATATGGTTTCTTGCAACAGAGTCTCCAACAAATGCAAGCGATTTGCCTCTAACAAGTTCCAGGAATTGAGTAGGATCAAATATTGGCAACTCACAAGCATCAGGTTTCCACCTCCACTTCAAGAAATCAGTATCAGGCCTACCAAATTGCAAACaattttgatgttgttgaatTGCATTACATGTATCATTTGTATAATAAGGCCCTTCTGGATTTTTCACCCATTCCCCTGAAAATAAGTCGCAGTATTCAGTATCTGCTACGTCAAATGACAAATTTCTTACTTCGCCATTTCTAGGTGGTTTCTTCTTATCTGCTTTTTGTGGGACGAATTTAGGGACTGTGAAGTCACGTTGATGATGCCCGGATTGCTTTTTAGCCTGTTGATTATGTCTCTCGAGTTTTTTTCTAGGTTCAGGCAGTACTTTTTTATCCGTTATCTCACTATTGGTAATGAATCCCGTCCTTTTCTCATCCTCTTCGGGTAATTTCTCaggtttttctttttcctcttctccGTCTTTTATAGGCATGAATTTCGTactattttcatcttcttcgCGTAATTTCTCAGGTTTTTCTTTTCCCTCTTCTCCTTCTTTTATAGACATGAATTTTGTactattttcatcttcttcacgTAATGTCTCAGgtttttctttctcctcttcttcttttatGGGCATGAATTTTGTACTTTTATCCTCTTCTTCGGATAATTTCTCgggtttttctttttctctttcttcttttatgGGGACGTTACAAGGTTGTGTGGGCACGTCCTCAACAGGACATGGATGCTTGACTTGCAAATCATTATTATCCAAATGATCAACAGACTGAATTGCATCTTCTGAATTAGAATAAATAAATTCTGAAATCTTCTTTTGAGAAGAATAACGTATAGAAGGATAGTAAATAGGAATAATTGTGAATACGATGGCAACGGCAATAAGAGGAGCAAGTTTTGGTGTGGTCTTTCTTCGTGTTTGTGGCTTCCCAATTGGAAGTTCAGAGGATTGGAACTTCATGGAGAAAACTTTGTAGGAACAttaatcaaaatgaaaaaaaaaattaacaagaaaATTATAGATTAGTATAAAAGGAAGacgaagaaggaaagaaaaaaaaatagaggtaatgagtgaagaaaatattaaataaagagaATTTATGAAATATACGGATGTTGCGCTAAATTCATTAACGAAATGATGGTCATCTCTTTACCAAACTTAGTAACACCATAAGCTCCAAAACAAAACATTAGTGTTGATATGATATAGGAGTATGGTAATGAATCTAGTACACGTTTTTAATGGGATActtgccttttttatttttttttataatggttGTATCCATGCTAACTTAATTTAGTGTGCCATAGATTTGATAAGGCATCTCCCATCATTATAGGCATGAATAACGTTGCTAGCAAAAACTTACATAAGTGAAAAGAAATTATCATACCACCTAACTTTTTTATGtctattattttatgaaatactcAATCTCGTAGAATTACTAATCATAACATTATTCATACATCATATTTACTATTACTCTGCCAAACGACCTGTTATTGGAAACATTGGGCCGTATTCCGAATATTCATAATGATTGAATTGGACCTACTGTTAGGAGTCGATCAATTATGAAATGAAAATCTTCCTGAGTTTGCTAAACAATAAACAGTACCCTTACGCACTAGCAAAGTGAGAAATTTCTTTAATAGTGTtcaaatatgtatgaaaaataatatttttcaagtatacttgtataatttttatattcatacaataatttttcaacaaaggTGTTCGGCCGGTAACCCTAAATTATATGTGGCTACTGCCCTTTTGAGTTATGAAGTTGGGCCTGGCTGGCCCTCTAAGATCAAGAAAACACATAAAGGATCACGACTTGCTTCAAATTAAGCCCAATTCCCAGGTTACAACTTGTAAATATACATAGATTTACAATTAACATATATAgatctaaaaattacataaatatacaacttatatttttaatattataaaatatctcaactccctaaacatattataaaaatctcacatatacacagaatgttatgtatatgtcagttatgttatgtatattaatagagagagagtaaagtaattaaaaaagtgagaaaaagtgtaattacttttaaaaggttgatatttatgttatttatattatatagatTGATGAAAGTAAATATAACCTGTTATGTACTGGTAAAACGTACTGATGAAAGTAACAGTTTTTACAGACAAAGTCCAACTATTTAGTAGTACTATTTGGTTATTAAATGATAACTACAGGTTGCTTTTTATTGTATATTAAGTTGATAACCTAGAAAAGAAGTGAAACAATTTGTTTGGATCAATCAAATTAcacaacaatataaaaatatttagtaCAATATATATTAACTAAtatgttttatcttttttaatcCTTTGCAAACAATCAACTCCATAGCTCCATAAGCAATAGTACATTATAGCTGAGACAATAGCGAACGCTGAACACTCCCCATTCCATGACAGCTCTTTAAATAGTTGGTGAATAAGTGAAGGAATAATCATGTAAAGAAATGAACGGGGCATGCAGAGAGGCTAACTATCTaggatttgaagtttatgaatttttatagaaattgcaagttaatatataatataataactaAGCTCACAGTAAAATACTtagtaaaatttaataaatttcttaattcAATAGATATAGGAAATGAGTCAATTCTACTGAATTCACGTGAACTGATATATTGTAATATGAGTATATTTTATTAAAGAGGGTTCTGGTCTGTGGTCCACTTGTTATAGCAGAGCAGAATATATGTCTCTGTATTAATTAAGCTGCTCAATCAATCAACTGAGGAGTCGACATATACCCAAAGTTATGGTCAGCAACCTGTTTTGCCTCCCCCATCAATTATAAGTACCTTCACATCCCCTTGTTATGATTGTTCtctcttctttttgtatttttcttcatGTCTTTTAGAATCTTATATGTACTTGTCATGAATTCTAGTGCCGTATTTTTATATTCAAACAATTTCTTATGAGAAATTAATCAACTCTCTCTATCAAAAATAtgtaagaaaaatgaaaaagcacAATATTTTATAACCACATGAAGCCAAATAGTTAAGAATGACAAGGGTAACGACTCGGAAGATctgaatataaaagaaaaagaagtttgaTTAGGTCTCTCTGACGGATTCAAAAGTTATGCTTAATGAGCTTGAGATTATATTTCTAAAGTTATGAGTTCATATCTATAAATAAACTTGTACTTAGGCCACGAGATCCGTTGAGCCGCCCCATCTGATATTGAAAGGTCGTATCTGCCTTTAGGTGATTGTAATAGGCTGATGTATAGCAGCCGAATATTTCAGGATACAGCAGTACGTGCGTAGTATTTCAAGAAGTTGTCATATTTTACATTTTACACGTAAAATAAGAAACGATTCCACTGCACTATCATTGAATGTCAAGACCGTAATACTTTTCcagcaaaaagaaagaaagaaaagatactGGGATTCAAAAGAAACTGGGTGTGTGCATCaatcggttcggttcgattttatatattatcggttcgatttatcgattttcaatttttaaatatgttaaatcaataaccaaaccaataagatattttttattgattttcagtttttcggtttttagtccttaacggtttggcttttggtttaaccaataaaaaactactcataaaatagaaatagtagtaactaacatgaaaaaaaaatcgaatcttagttgcaacaaaaaattctacataatgtgttttaatttacaagaatcttcaagtttgaattgttaggagaaattaagagtttgtataattaaaataataggtttgttaattggtagaaattaaagagaaattaagagaaatatacaataagttatatatatatatatattgttattgggttatcggttacccaataatccaataacaatatatatattcttattgggttatcggtttacccaataacccaataacaataaaccgataatatttttatcggttcgattttcgTGCACCCCTAAAAGAAACTGTATAGGCAATCCTAATTCATGCTCAATTGATCAACGCCCAATGCTCAATTGATCAAAGCCCAAGGCAAGGGTATCAAATATTCAAATGGACTGGTCAGATTATATTTGGATGAATGAAAGCCAAATTGAATTGGAGGTAGATTTATATTTggtcataaatataaattagggttatttaaatttttatgagtAAATTAGAATGAAAAAAGTGAATCgcaaattttacttatttttcaaattctGAAGTTCAACTCCGGagaaaagtaaatatttttcatGGCCAAAGACCTCCTTAAAAGGGGTCCAACCAAGGGGAAAGGACCCTGGCCATTCGGCCTAAGTAAAGATCAAATTAAATgtatccaaggatccttaggaaATTTCATTCTTCGATTTGTTCTGTTTTAATTTGAAATACAAATGTGTTTTTCAACAAAATATTTCTGATAGAACAAATTATTCTTGTTTTTTGGTAACTAGGATagttatatatattataacaAAACACTACAGAGAGTGATTTGGTAGCGCTGTCACCATAGTATCtgcaccttgtgcaatatttacaGGCCATCCAATAGTAATTCCTAACATAGCATTACTAGGAGTATGTACAGAAGTACTAGGTGGTAAAGCTCCCACGGTCTTAACGCATCTAGTAGTAAAGTCTCCTCTTTTATTTGCATTCAAAACGTCCAGTTCTGGAGGAGGCGACCAAGAAGTAACAGCATCCGAGGCTGCAAAACTGGTAGATATATTGGATAGGTGTGAAGTAGAGATGGCTCGTCTTGCTAGGCTATCCGCTAGTCTATTTTGCTCTCTGTAGATATAAACGAGGTTCGGACTACCCAGCTGACGAAGAAGGA comes from Capsicum annuum cultivar UCD-10X-F1 chromosome 2, UCD10Xv1.1, whole genome shotgun sequence and encodes:
- the LOC107855474 gene encoding protein trichome birefringence-like 19, which codes for MKFQSSELPIGKPQTRRKTTPKLAPLIAVAIVFTIIPIYYPSIRYSSQKKISEFIYSNSEDAIQSVDHLDNNDLQVKHPCPVEDVPTQPCNVPIKEEREKEKPEKLSEEEDKSTKFMPIKEEEEKEKPETLREEDENSTKFMSIKEGEEGKEKPEKLREEDENSTKFMPIKDGEEEKEKPEKLPEEDEKRTGFITNSEITDKKVLPEPRKKLERHNQQAKKQSGHHQRDFTVPKFVPQKADKKKPPRNGEVRNLSFDVADTEYCDLFSGEWVKNPEGPYYTNDTCNAIQQHQNCLQFGRPDTDFLKWRWKPDACELPIFDPTQFLELVRGKSLAFVGDSVARNHMQSLICLLSRIVYPEDISETQDQNRRWIYKDYDFNISMFWAPYLVRTEKTVPNDVTQPFNLYLDEFDEFWKNQIQGVDYVIISAGHWFFRPTNFYLNRRLVGCLYCPQSNVTHVTSYFSYRRAFRTAFRAINSLENYKGVTFLRTFAPSHFENGPWDKGGDCARRRPFKRNEKVLDDYNLEYYKIQLDELKIAQRAGRRRGLKFKLFDATQPMLLRPDGHPSKYGRWPNPNVTVPNDCVHWCLPGPIDAWNDFLVELLKRELAD